The Marinifilum sp. JC120 genome window below encodes:
- a CDS encoding ABC transporter ATP-binding protein has translation MLKLKNVNTFYGNIQALRNINIEVGQGEIITLIGANGAGKTTTLMTISGVVPPRTGEVLYNGEPIHKAKPDKIVKMGISQVPEGRLIFPDLTITENLDMGAFLRDDKDGVKADMDHVFELFPILWERRKQLGGNLSGGEQQMLAISRALMARPKLLLLDEPSLGLAPLIIRQIFEIVKKINEESGTTVFLVEQNANLALKTAHRGYVMENGEIILSDTSDKLLDNEDIKKAYLGL, from the coding sequence ATGCTTAAACTTAAAAACGTAAATACCTTTTATGGAAATATTCAGGCTCTGCGCAATATTAATATTGAAGTAGGGCAGGGTGAAATTATCACCCTCATCGGGGCCAACGGAGCAGGCAAAACCACTACTCTGATGACTATCAGCGGTGTTGTGCCTCCCCGCACAGGTGAAGTTCTTTACAACGGTGAGCCTATCCATAAGGCCAAGCCGGACAAGATCGTAAAGATGGGAATTTCGCAGGTTCCTGAAGGGCGTCTTATCTTTCCTGATCTGACCATTACCGAGAATCTCGATATGGGCGCGTTTCTGCGTGATGATAAGGATGGCGTCAAAGCTGATATGGATCATGTATTTGAGCTTTTTCCTATCCTCTGGGAACGTCGCAAGCAGCTTGGTGGTAACCTTTCCGGTGGTGAGCAGCAGATGCTGGCAATTTCCCGCGCGCTTATGGCCCGGCCCAAGCTTTTGCTACTTGATGAACCTTCGCTCGGACTTGCTCCGCTGATCATCCGTCAGATTTTTGAGATAGTTAAGAAAATCAACGAAGAGAGCGGCACGACTGTTTTCTTGGTTGAGCAGAATGCGAATCTCGCCCTGAAGACAGCGCATCGTGGTTACGTTATGGAAAACGGGGAGATTATTCTTTCTGACACCAGCGATAAGCTTCTTGATAACGAGGATATCAAAAAAGCATATCTCGGATTGTAG
- a CDS encoding ABC transporter ATP-binding protein encodes MSNERRTVLEVKGVSKDFGGLRALDDVDLDVKEGEIVALIGPNGAGKTTFFNCITGIYNPTEGDVNIDPYGEGFKRINGMKPNKVTEMGMARTFQNIRLFPSMSVIENVMIGCHCRTKATFLGAVFRDPRTRREEQETILKSYELLQELGLDQFADELARNLPYGAQRRLEIARALATDPFILLLDEPAAGMNPQETTELEELIVSIKDKHKISVLLIEHDMKMVMSLSDRLFVLEYGREIAHGTPQEVSENPAVIKAYLGEELVDA; translated from the coding sequence ATGAGTAATGAAAGAAGAACAGTTCTTGAAGTTAAGGGCGTCAGTAAAGATTTTGGCGGTCTGCGCGCCCTGGATGATGTTGATCTTGATGTGAAAGAAGGTGAGATCGTAGCTCTTATCGGACCCAACGGAGCGGGTAAGACAACTTTCTTCAACTGCATTACCGGAATATATAACCCCACTGAGGGTGATGTTAATATTGATCCGTATGGCGAGGGCTTCAAACGCATTAACGGCATGAAGCCTAATAAAGTGACAGAAATGGGAATGGCCCGTACATTCCAGAATATCAGGCTTTTTCCTTCAATGTCAGTGATTGAAAATGTCATGATAGGCTGTCATTGCCGGACCAAGGCTACCTTCCTCGGCGCGGTTTTTCGTGATCCTCGAACCCGCAGGGAAGAGCAGGAGACCATCCTTAAGAGTTATGAACTTTTGCAGGAACTCGGTCTTGACCAGTTTGCTGATGAATTGGCCCGCAACCTGCCTTATGGTGCACAGCGTAGGCTGGAAATAGCCCGTGCTTTAGCAACCGATCCATTCATTCTACTTTTGGACGAACCCGCAGCAGGTATGAACCCGCAGGAAACAACAGAACTTGAAGAGCTGATCGTTTCCATTAAGGACAAGCATAAAATCTCGGTTCTGCTCATTGAACATGATATGAAGATGGTTATGTCTTTGTCGGACCGTTTGTTCGTGCTTGAATACGGGCGTGAAATTGCGCACGGCACACCGCAGGAAGTCAGCGAGAACCCCGCTGTAATCAAGGCTTATCTCGGGGAGGAACTCGTCGATGCTTAA